The following is a genomic window from Nitrososphaerota archaeon.
CATCATCGACGTCGTCTTGCCGGTCCCGTTCAGCAGGAGCTGTCTCCTGGCGACGGAGCGGACGTGCCTGTCTCTGAGCTGGTTCCTGAGGAGGACCAGCGCTTCCTGGTCGTCGCGGACCAGCCTGACGCCGCCCGCTCTGACAGAGACCGACCCGGGGTCAGCCCCCGCGACGTTCGCCACCGCTCCGGCCACCTTCACAGGGTCTTCGGAGGGGGAGACCGTGGCCTCCAAGGTCACGTGCACGGGGAGGTCAGGCACGGGATCCTTTCACCCATCGCTCGACCAGCTTCGCGACGTCCGCCGCGAGCTCTTCGGGGGTGTCCCTCTGGTTCGACACGGTCTCGTCCGCCAGCGCTATGGCCTCGCCGATCCCCACGTCCAGCTCCCTGCGGTCCCTGGCTGCGAACATTTCATAGCTCAAAGGGTCGTCCTTCCTCCCCCTCTCCTTCAGCAGCTCGAAACGCCTGGACGGGGATGCGGTGACCGCCACGAGCAGGACCGCGGCCTTCTTCCGGAACGCTTCCACCTCGGTCATCGACCTGATGCCGTCCACGACTACTTTCTCCGACCCAGAATCCTCCATCTGCTTGAGACAGAGGTCGGCCACGGCGGATGGCCCGCCCTCCTTGCGCAGTAGCTTCATGACCTCTCCCGTATTCCTGGCGTCGGGGTCCAGCCCCCTCCGCTTCGTCTCGGCCCTGATGACGTCTCCCATGACGACCCGGCTCCATCCTCCCTCGACCAGGACCTTGGTTGCGGTCGACTTGCCGGCTCCCGGCATCCCCGTGACTGCGACTATCCGGAGCAACTCTCTGGGCCGGACCAAAAGCGAATTTAAAGGAACCACGCGGGAGCGAAGGAAGATGCGGGCTTTCGTCGCCTTGGAGCTCCCCGGCGCGGTGGTCGAGTCCCTTGTCCGGTTCCAGGATGAACTGGCCCGCACAGGGTCAGACCTGAGGCTAGTCGAGAAGGAGAACCTGCACTTCACGGTGAAGTTCCTCGGCGAGATCTCCGACTCCCAAGCCGCCCAGGCGGCCGCGGCGCTCGGGTCGCTGAGGCTGAAGGCGGTCGACGTCACGGTATCGGGGGCCGGCGCCTTCCCGGACGCCAGGAGGCCCCGCGTGGTGTGGGCCGGGGTCGCAGAGGAAGACAAGCGGGCTGTCGAGCCGCTGGCCCGGGCGGTGAGGGAGTCGCTCGAGGGGATCGGAGAGAGGGACGATAGGCCGTTCCAGGCCCATGTCACCCTGGCCCGGGTCCGGTCGCCAAGGAACTCGCACGAGCTCGAAGCCCTCCTCAGGGAGAACTCGATGCGGAGCTTCGGGCAGGCAAGGCTCGGGGAGCTCAAGCTGAAGTCCAGCCGGCTGACCCCCAGGGGGGCGGTCTACAGCGACATCGGGGTGTTCCCCCTAGGTTGACCGCCGTCGGGACCGTGATCGGTAGGGCGAGGCGCTTAGCCGTCCCCTCGGACGAGGAGACGGGCCGCGTGAAGGGCGTGGCCGACGCCGTCCTCTCCAAGACCAGGGACGCCGCGGCCAGGTTCCCCCAGACTAGAGGAGTCCTCCTGGGCGGGTCGTTCGCCAAGGGGACCTGGGTGACTGGGCACGTGGATCTCGACGTGTTCGTCCGCTTCGACCCCTCCACCCCGGAGGGGGAGTTCGAGCGCATCGGGCTGGAGATAGGCGCCGCAGCCACGGCAGGCCACCCGCGGGGGAAGAAGTTCGCTCAGCACCCTTACACGGAAGCGACGGTCGATGGGGTGAGGGTCAACATCGTCCCCTGCTTCGCCGTCTCCAGGGGGGAGTGGAAGAGTGCGGCAGACAGGTCGCCCTTCCACGTGGAGCTGATAGAGGGGCTCCCCGACGGCCAGAAGGCCGAAGTCAGGCTCCTGAAGATGTTCATGAACGCGGTGGGGGTATACGGGGCCGAAATCCAGAGGCAGGGGTTCAGCGGATACGTGGCCGAGGTGCTCGTCCTCAAGCATGGCACCCTCGCGAACGTCCTCGAGTGGTTCGGCAAGCGCGAGGTAGGGCAGGGCGGGAGGCCTTTCAGCCTCCGCGACCCTGTTGACGAGGGGAGAGACCTCGGCATAGCCGTTTCCGGGGAGAGCTTAGGGAGGATGGTGCTCGCTTCCAGAGAGTTTCTAAGGCGTCCCGGGATGGGGTTCTTCCGAGCGATGCCAGGGAGAGCCCGCGCAGATCTGCGCAAGGACGTGATTGCCGTCGTCTTCGCTCACGCGAAGCTCTCAGAGGACACCCTCTGGGGGGAGCTCAGGAAGACCTCGAAGCACATCGTCAGGCACCTGGAGGTCTCAGGGTTCAAGATAGCGAGGTCGATGGCGGCGTCTGACAACGAGCGCGCGAGCGCCATCTTACTGGTCCCGGAGTTCACCCAGCTCCCGAAGGTCGAGCAGAGGGTGGGCCCGACAGTGGACAGGGAGCGGGACGTGGGGTCCTTCCTCAAAGCGAACTCCAGGCGCTCGAGGCTGGTCTGGGTGGACGACGACGCGAGGGTACGTATGCTGGTGCCGAGAGACCACACCCAGCTGACCGAGCTGCTGGCCGACGCCGTCGGGGGGAGCTCGGGTCCGGTCGGGGCGTCGCGCGAGCTGGAGGCGGGGATGAAGAAGAGCGCGAAGGTCCTCCAGGGAAAGGCGCTGCTCCAGGCGTCAAGGTCGAAGGAGTGGCTGAGGGACGGTATCAGGGAGATCACCACCGATGCAGTCGGAACGCGCTGACCTGGACCTCGTCACGAAGGTCCCCTACCTCCGGGTGCTCACCTACCCCAAGGTCTCGAACGAGTTGGCGAAGGTGAGGGTCGCAGAGCTGAAAAGCCTCGGGGTGGAAGAGGTGGTGTTCGAAGGCCGTACGAGGATAGGCAGCTTGGGGGTCCTGGGGCTCGGTACCGTGGGGGTGGTGGTCAAGGTTCGGGTCGGGGGGGCGTACTTCGCGCTGAAGATCCGGAGGGCCGACGCCAACCGGCCGGACATGGAAGACGAGGCCCGAGTCACGTCTCTGGTCAACCGGGTCGGAGTGGGCCCGGAGGTCTACGCCCACACCCGTGACGCCATCCTCATGAAGCTCCTGGAGCCACTGGAGATCGGGGAATGGCTCAAAGGGGTCCGGGGGGGAGGGAGTCGGGAGAAGGCGAGGGAGCTGGTGCACTCGCTTCTCAACCAGTGCCGGAAGCTCGACATAATGGGGGTGGACCACGGGCAGCTCAGCAACCTCAGGAAGCATGCCGTGGTCGCCGAAGGGAAGCCCTGGATCCTGGACTTCGAATCGGCCGGGACCTCGCGGAAGCCGAGGAACGTCACCACCGCGGCCCAATACCTCTTCGTAGGGGGGGTGCTCGCCCCGGCCATGAGGCGGGCCCTAGGGGTCAGGGACACCGCCGCGCTGAAAGCTCTCCTCGGCGAATACAAGAGGGACCAGTCGGACTACCGCTACTCGAAGGTGCTCGAGCACCTCAGGCTGGCGTAGCTGGGCGGGACCCGTTGGAAGGCGCGCTCAAACTTTAAACTGACTCTAGGTTTGGCCCGCACTTGAGGGGTCGTAGTGTAGCTTGGTCCAGCATACCAGTGTGAATGACCTTCACGGTGAGCCTGGGGCGCTGGCGATCGCGAGTTCAAATCTCGCCGACCCCACTCAAGATTAAGCCTGGTGCGGGAGCATCAGGGCCCTGGAGGGGAGCAGATCGGGCCTGAGCTTGGGCGCTCCGGTCCGGCGGATTGGGAACCTTTCTGACGCCAGCCAAAGGATGACCAGCGCTCTCGGCGGATCACGCCTCATACCGCGGACTGGGGCTCCGCTTAGACGGTGGTGGCTCTCGTCTTCTCCGAGAGGGCTGCGTGGGCGGCTGCGAGCCTTGCCACGGGGACCCTGAACGCGGAACAGCTCACGTAGTCCAGTCCAGCCTCCGCGAAGAACGCGATGCTCTTCGGATCTCCTCCGTGCTCCCCGCATATCCCCACCTCGAGCTCCGGATCCACCTTCCTTCCCTCTTCGACGGCTAGCTTCACGAGCCTCCCTACCCCCGCGACGTCGACCGAGTCGAAGGGGCTCTGGGGGATTATCCCCATCTCGATGTACTTCGGTATGAACTTGGCTTCCACATCGTCCCTGCTGAACCCGAAGGTCGTCTGGGTCAGATCGTTGGTCCCGAACGAGAAGAAGTCGGACTCCTTCGCTATCTCCCCAGCTGTCAGGGCAGCCCTGGGGGTCTCGATCATGGTCCCCACCTGGTAGCCCACTCTGGCCCCGAGCTCGTTGAACGCCGCCTCCGCCGCGGACTCTACGACCTTCCTAAGGATGCTGAACTCCTCTACGCTGGAGACCAGGGGGACCATGACCTTCAACTTCGCCCTTTCCTTCTTCTCCCTGTCCAGCTCGACCGCGGCCTGAACGATAGCCTTCGTCTGCATCTCGTATATCTCGGGGTAGGTGATTGCGAGCCTGCACCCCCTGTGCCCGAGCATAGGGTTGTGCTCGGCCAGCTGCCTCACCCTGTTGAGCATGTTTTCCACCCTTGCGACGTCCTCCGGAGGTGCCCCCTTCTCCTTCATCGACTGCATGTCGAGCATGAGGTCTTCAAGCGGCGGGAGGAACTCGTGGAGCGGAAGGTCGAGGAGCCTGACGACGACAGGCTTCCCTCCCATGGCGGCGAAGATCCCCTTGAAGTCAGACAGCTGGAACGGGAAGAGCCTGTAGAGGTGCTTCTTCCTCGCGTCCTCATCCCTGCTCATTATCATGTCCCTGACTATGGGGAGCCTGTTGGGGGCGTTGAACATCCTCTCTGTCCTGCAGAGGCCTATCCCTCCGGCCCCGAACTCACTCGCCTTCTGGGCAGCCTCGGGGGTGTCCGCGTTCGCCCACACGCCTATCTTCCTCACTTCGTCCGCCGTCTTCAGCAGGGCCACGAGCTCGGGAGAAGGCTCCGGGTCGACCATCTTCACCTCGCCGCGGTAGACCATCCCGGTGGTGCCGTCTATGGTGACCGTCTCCCCCTTGGCCACCCTCTCGCCGGACTTCGTCACGAAGAACCCCTCGTCCATGAAGATGTCTATCTCGCTGCAGCCTACCACCGCCGGCTTCCCCATCCCGCGCGCGACGACCGCCGCGTGGCTTGTTATCCCCCCTCTGGCGGTGAGGACCGCCTGAGCCGCGATGAGCCCCTTGATGTCCTCGGGGGTCGTCTCCGGCCTGACCAGGATTATCTTCTTGCTCCCTCCGACGGCCGCCGCTTCGTCCGTGTCGAAGACCACTTCTCCAGAAGCAGCCCCGGGCGACGCGTCCAGCCCCTTGGCCACCGGCTTGTCTTCGACGGACGGGTCGAGCCTCCGGTGCAGGAGCGCCTCGAGAGCATCTGGTTCCACCCTGGCGACCGACTCCCGTGGCGATATGAGCCCCTCCTTGGCCATGTCCACAGCTATCTTCACCGCAGCCTGGGCGGTCCTCTTCCCGTTCCTGGTCTGAAGGGTGTAGAGCCTCGACTCCTCCACCGTGAACTCAAGGTCTTGCATGTCCTTGAAGTGGGCCTCGAGCTTCTTGGCGACGTCCTGGAGCTGCGCCCTGACGTTGGGGTGCATCTTGTCTATCCCGACGGGGGTTCTCACACCTGCGACGACGTCCTCTCCCTGCGAGTTCGGCAGGTACTCTCCGAAGAGCCTGTTCTCCCCGGTGGACGGGTTCCTCGTGAACCCGACCCCGGAACCTGAGGTCTCTCCGAAGTTCCCGAAGACCATGGCCTGCACGTTGACGGCGGTCCCCAGGGACTCGCTGATGCGATAGTATCTCCGGTACTCCTTGGCCCTGTCGTTGTTCCATGACCTCAGCACGGCTTCCACGGCCATCTCAAGCTGGACGTAGGGGTCCTGGGGGAACTCCTTCCCGGTCTGGCTCCTGATTATCGACTTGAACTCCTCGGCAACATCCTTCAGCTCCTCTGGGGTCAGCTCGATGTCCATCTTCACACCGGCCTTCTTCTTGCGCTCCTCGAGGACCTGCTCGAAGTCCTCGGCGTCCGCTCCCATGGCTATCTTGCCGAACATCTGGATGAGCCTCCTGTAGGAGTCGAAGGCGAACCTCTCGTTCTTCGTCAGGACCGCCATCCTCTCTGCCGTCCTGTCGTTGAGGCCGAGGTTCAGGATGGTGTCCATCATCCCGGGCATCGAGAAGGGGGCGCCCGACCTCACGGAGAAGAGGAGGGGCTTCCCCTCTCCGCCGAACACCTTCCCCGTCTGGGCCTCCACTTCTTTGACCTTGGCGCGAATCTCTTCGAAGAGCCCGTCCGGCACCTTCCCCCCGGCGCTATAGTACTGCTTGCAGACGTCCGTGGTGATCACGAATCCGGGCGGGACAGGGAGCCCGAGCGAAGTCATTTCGACCAGCCCGTACCCCTTCCCTCCGAGCAGGAACTTGTCCCCCCCGAGCGCGTCTTTGAACAGCATGACCCTCTGAGGCAAGGCAGGACTCGGGTCTGCCTCCCATCTGCCAGGATATATCTGTGAAGTGCCGAATGCTTTCTACGCTGAGCTTGGCCGCCTTCCATCTCGGAGAGGGGTTTTCGGGACGCGCCTCAGCCCCTCCCCGTCGAGCCGGTAGACGTACCACTCGGACAGCCGTCTGGCGCCGAGGCTCTCGTAGAACCCGAGCGCCTTCTCGTTCCAGGCAAGGACTGACCACTCCATGCGCCCGCACCCCTGGGCGATGGCTTCGTCGACGCACCTCCTGAAGAGAGCGAGGCCGACCCCGCGCTTCCTTTGCTCCTCGCGCACGAAGAGGTCCTCCAGGTAGAGGGTCGGTCTGGCCAAGAATGAAGAGTAGGAGTAGAAGTAGAGGGCATAGCCGACCAGCGCGCTCCCCTCCGAAGCTACGAACAGGCGGACGCGCTTCCTCACGAACACGTCCTTCAGTATCCTCCGCTTTGCCGCCTCTGACGGAGGCGTCAGCCGCTCGAACTCGGCGAGTGACCTCAGCAGCTTCAGGAACTGGGGGGAGTCCGACCTCCTCCCTTTCCGTATCTGGACGGCGGGCACGGCACTGATGGCCGCCTGGCAGGCGCAATAAATCGGTTGAGAGTCGAAAAGAGCGTGGCCAGGAGCTAGTGCTGCTCCAGGTCCCTCATCATCTGGTCGAATTGGTCCTTCGTGATCTCGCCCTTGGCGTACCTCTGGCGGAGGATTTCGCGGGCGTCCCCGTAGCCGTAGCCGTAGCCGTGCCTCCAACCCCGTCCTCCCCATCCCCAGAACACGAACCGGAAGACGAAGAAGACGAAGATGATGAAGAAGATGGACCCGAACGGGAAGAACCACCAGCCGTAGAACGGCGCCCCGTAATAGGTCATCATCGGGGCGTAGGGTCTGAAGAAGAAGGAAGCGGCCAGCGCAACAAGCACGATCGCAGCGAACGCGACCAAGAGCCATGCGAAGGCGTGCCTGCCCCTGACGTGACCACTGTCGTACGTCGATTGCGTCTGTTCACTCCTCCTTGGCCAGGGGCTCTGGCGGCGGTCTCTTAAGCGTATCGAAATACCAAAATGGAATATCAGAAAGATATTCCTATAAGCGCCTCTCCCGACGAGGCGACTCGATGTGGCCGTTCAAGTTCGCCATGGGGAGACGGCGGAAGCGCGGGCTTCCGCACATGGTGATGTATCTGCTCTCGTCTTCCCCCAAGAACGGCGTCGAGCTCATGGACGGTGTCCAGTCCATCACCCGCGGCTGGTGGCGCCCCACTCCTGGCTCGATCTACCCACTGATGAAAGAGATGACCGACCAGGGGTTGGTGAGGAAGCTGGATGACGGACGATTCGAGCTGACGGCGAAGGGGAGGTCAGAGGCTGGCGGCTTCGGTCCGGGCCCCCAGCGTCCTCAGACCATGGACGACGCACTGGGACAGGTCCAGAGCCTGGTTTCGTACATGGAAGACCTCAAGCGTTCGGGGAGGGAACCGCTGGGAGACCGTTCTGACAGGCTGAAGGACCTGGCGAAGCGTCTGTCCGACCTCCAGGAAGGGTAGGGGCTCCCACTCCGTGCAGCTCCTTCCCGACCTCCTCCACCATCTCCTCCCCCTCCCTCATGACCGCTCCCAAGAAGGGACCGAACAGGAACAACAGCGCCGTGATGACCGTCCCCACTGAGATGAAAGCGAGGACGGACGAGAAGATCTTTCCGGCCGGGTCGCTGACCAGGAGGTTGCTCGGGGGCCCCTGCCCCGTCGCTATGAAACTGGTGAAGTAGAACGAGTCGAGCAGGGTCCACCCCTCTATGAAGTGCATCGTCACCGTCCCCACGACCTCTACCCCGACGATGAGCGCAAAGGAGTACGCAGCCCTGACCCAGAACGACTTCGGTACCCTCCTCCGCCTCGGTGCCTTCGCGTTCAAACGGCTGCTCTAGTGCCGTCCCTGCCAACGTTTTAAACAGCACAGGAGGGCGAGGTGAGACCGGTTTGGAAGGGGACATACAAGCCGGCCTGAAGCACGCCATGAGGGTCTACCCCCAGGGGGTCACGGTGGTCACCGCCGGAGGCAGGGGAGGCCCCGTGGGCCTTACCGTCAGCTCCTTCACCAGCGTGTCGCTGGACCCACCTTTGGTCCTCGTCTCCATAGCCAAGAGCTCGGGGGTGTATGAAGAGCTGAAGGGAGCGCAGGCGTACGCAGTGAACTTCCTCGCTGACGACCAGAAGACCGTGTCCGACCGGTTCGCCGGGAGGACGGGCGGGAAGGACAGGTTCGAAGGGATACGGTTCGCCAGGGGGGCGACGGGTTCCCCCGTCATCGCAGGAGCGCGGGCTGTCTTGGAGTGCAAAGCCTGGAAGCTCTATGACGGCGGAGACCACTCCCTGTTCGTCGGAGAGGTGGTGGCCGCCAGGACCCTCAACTCGAAGAGGCCGTTGGTGTACTATTCCCAGCAGTACACCACCACGGAGCACATAGAGTACCCCGCCCCTCCCTCCGACATAGTCTGGTAGCCTTCGGCGCCGTTTCTCCGTGTCTTCGAAGATCTCTCCACACGTGGCCTTGCTTTCAGCGCAAGGTTTCTCCCCAGCGATGGTTGTGCCACGGGATGCCTGGGGGTCAGCGCGCGGAGAGGAGGTAGTCGGGCCTGTCTTTGGTGACCGGCGCATGGACCTCCTCGAACCCCCCTGACTCCGACTTCACGGGCATCGCCTCGTTGAACCAGCTTTCGGGGGTCGGCGCGCCCCAGAACGTCTGCCTCTGCGGGTCGTTCAGCTTCCACCTGATGGGGACCCAGTCCGGGTCCGCGCTGATGTAGTCTCCCGTGTAGAGCTCTATCCTGTTCCCGTCCGGGTCCCTCAGGTAGAGGAAGAAGGCGTTGGAGACCCCGTGCCTCCCAGGGCCCCGCTCCACGCTCTTCAGGTACCCCATGGATGCCAGGAGGTCCGCGGCGTCCATGATGGAGCTCCTGTCTGCCACGGTGAACCCCGCATGGTGGACCCTGGGTCCTTTTCCTGTGGTGAGGGCAATGTCGTGGCAGGTGTGCTTCCTCCTCAGCCAGGCCGCCCAGAGCTCCGGCTTCGACCCCTCCGTCTCGGTCACCTCGGTGCACCCGAAGCCGAGGGAGTCCACATACCAGGCGTATGCGGAAGCCGCGTCAGGGAGCATGACGTTGAAGTGGTCGAGCCTCATCACCTTCGCCCCCCGGTAGCTCTCGAACTTCTGGAGCATCCATTCCTCCCCCGTCATCTTGGAGTAGAACTCCACGGGGAACCCGAACTGGTCCCTGACGCGCAGCGCCCTCCCCTGGCCCCTCTCCTCTTCCGCTTCGACCCACCTGGAGCCGAGGCCCTTCGACCTCGCCAGCTTCTCGATGGCCTTCAGCCCCTCTTCGCTGGATACCCTGAACGCGAAGTGCCCGACACCAGGTTTCTCCGCCTCCGTCAGGGTCAGGCAGTGATGGCTCCTGTCCTCAAGGCCCCGGAGATAGACGTGCCCTGAAT
Proteins encoded in this region:
- a CDS encoding AAA family ATPase encodes the protein MLRIVAVTGMPGAGKSTATKVLVEGGWSRVVMGDVIRAETKRRGLDPDARNTGEVMKLLRKEGGPSAVADLCLKQMEDSGSEKVVVDGIRSMTEVEAFRKKAAVLLVAVTASPSRRFELLKERGRKDDPLSYEMFAARDRRELDVGIGEAIALADETVSNQRDTPEELAADVAKLVERWVKGSRA
- the thpR gene encoding RNA 2',3'-cyclic phosphodiesterase, encoding MRAFVALELPGAVVESLVRFQDELARTGSDLRLVEKENLHFTVKFLGEISDSQAAQAAAALGSLRLKAVDVTVSGAGAFPDARRPRVVWAGVAEEDKRAVEPLARAVRESLEGIGERDDRPFQAHVTLARVRSPRNSHELEALLRENSMRSFGQARLGELKLKSSRLTPRGAVYSDIGVFPLG
- a CDS encoding serine/threonine protein kinase; its protein translation is MQSERADLDLVTKVPYLRVLTYPKVSNELAKVRVAELKSLGVEEVVFEGRTRIGSLGVLGLGTVGVVVKVRVGGAYFALKIRRADANRPDMEDEARVTSLVNRVGVGPEVYAHTRDAILMKLLEPLEIGEWLKGVRGGGSREKARELVHSLLNQCRKLDIMGVDHGQLSNLRKHAVVAEGKPWILDFESAGTSRKPRNVTTAAQYLFVGGVLAPAMRRALGVRDTAALKALLGEYKRDQSDYRYSKVLEHLRLA
- a CDS encoding SHOCT domain-containing protein is translated as MVAFAAIVLVALAASFFFRPYAPMMTYYGAPFYGWWFFPFGSIFFIIFVFFVFRFVFWGWGGRGWRHGYGYGYGDAREILRQRYAKGEITKDQFDQMMRDLEQH
- a CDS encoding GNAT family N-acetyltransferase, giving the protein MPAVQIRKGRRSDSPQFLKLLRSLAEFERLTPPSEAAKRRILKDVFVRKRVRLFVASEGSALVGYALYFYSYSSFLARPTLYLEDLFVREEQRKRGVGLALFRRCVDEAIAQGCGRMEWSVLAWNEKALGFYESLGARRLSEWYVYRLDGEGLRRVPKTPLRDGRRPSSA
- the hpaD gene encoding 3,4-dihydroxyphenylacetate 2,3-dioxygenase, producing MDPGFDIVKAGHIEFLVKDLDAAKRFYVDALGFVVTESDSGHVYLRGLEDRSHHCLTLTEAEKPGVGHFAFRVSSEEGLKAIEKLARSKGLGSRWVEAEEERGQGRALRVRDQFGFPVEFYSKMTGEEWMLQKFESYRGAKVMRLDHFNVMLPDAASAYAWYVDSLGFGCTEVTETEGSKPELWAAWLRRKHTCHDIALTTGKGPRVHHAGFTVADRSSIMDAADLLASMGYLKSVERGPGRHGVSNAFFLYLRDPDGNRIELYTGDYISADPDWVPIRWKLNDPQRQTFWGAPTPESWFNEAMPVKSESGGFEEVHAPVTKDRPDYLLSAR
- the cca gene encoding CCA tRNA nucleotidyltransferase, whose protein sequence is MTAVGTVIGRARRLAVPSDEETGRVKGVADAVLSKTRDAAARFPQTRGVLLGGSFAKGTWVTGHVDLDVFVRFDPSTPEGEFERIGLEIGAAATAGHPRGKKFAQHPYTEATVDGVRVNIVPCFAVSRGEWKSAADRSPFHVELIEGLPDGQKAEVRLLKMFMNAVGVYGAEIQRQGFSGYVAEVLVLKHGTLANVLEWFGKREVGQGGRPFSLRDPVDEGRDLGIAVSGESLGRMVLASREFLRRPGMGFFRAMPGRARADLRKDVIAVVFAHAKLSEDTLWGELRKTSKHIVRHLEVSGFKIARSMAASDNERASAILLVPEFTQLPKVEQRVGPTVDRERDVGSFLKANSRRSRLVWVDDDARVRMLVPRDHTQLTELLADAVGGSSGPVGASRELEAGMKKSAKVLQGKALLQASRSKEWLRDGIREITTDAVGTR
- a CDS encoding pyruvate, phosphate dikinase, which gives rise to MLFKDALGGDKFLLGGKGYGLVEMTSLGLPVPPGFVITTDVCKQYYSAGGKVPDGLFEEIRAKVKEVEAQTGKVFGGEGKPLLFSVRSGAPFSMPGMMDTILNLGLNDRTAERMAVLTKNERFAFDSYRRLIQMFGKIAMGADAEDFEQVLEERKKKAGVKMDIELTPEELKDVAEEFKSIIRSQTGKEFPQDPYVQLEMAVEAVLRSWNNDRAKEYRRYYRISESLGTAVNVQAMVFGNFGETSGSGVGFTRNPSTGENRLFGEYLPNSQGEDVVAGVRTPVGIDKMHPNVRAQLQDVAKKLEAHFKDMQDLEFTVEESRLYTLQTRNGKRTAQAAVKIAVDMAKEGLISPRESVARVEPDALEALLHRRLDPSVEDKPVAKGLDASPGAASGEVVFDTDEAAAVGGSKKIILVRPETTPEDIKGLIAAQAVLTARGGITSHAAVVARGMGKPAVVGCSEIDIFMDEGFFVTKSGERVAKGETVTIDGTTGMVYRGEVKMVDPEPSPELVALLKTADEVRKIGVWANADTPEAAQKASEFGAGGIGLCRTERMFNAPNRLPIVRDMIMSRDEDARKKHLYRLFPFQLSDFKGIFAAMGGKPVVVRLLDLPLHEFLPPLEDLMLDMQSMKEKGAPPEDVARVENMLNRVRQLAEHNPMLGHRGCRLAITYPEIYEMQTKAIVQAAVELDREKKERAKLKVMVPLVSSVEEFSILRKVVESAAEAAFNELGARVGYQVGTMIETPRAALTAGEIAKESDFFSFGTNDLTQTTFGFSRDDVEAKFIPKYIEMGIIPQSPFDSVDVAGVGRLVKLAVEEGRKVDPELEVGICGEHGGDPKSIAFFAEAGLDYVSCSAFRVPVARLAAAHAALSEKTRATTV
- a CDS encoding flavin reductase family protein is translated as MEGDIQAGLKHAMRVYPQGVTVVTAGGRGGPVGLTVSSFTSVSLDPPLVLVSIAKSSGVYEELKGAQAYAVNFLADDQKTVSDRFAGRTGGKDRFEGIRFARGATGSPVIAGARAVLECKAWKLYDGGDHSLFVGEVVAARTLNSKRPLVYYSQQYTTTEHIEYPAPPSDIVW
- a CDS encoding PadR family transcriptional regulator, which codes for MWPFKFAMGRRRKRGLPHMVMYLLSSSPKNGVELMDGVQSITRGWWRPTPGSIYPLMKEMTDQGLVRKLDDGRFELTAKGRSEAGGFGPGPQRPQTMDDALGQVQSLVSYMEDLKRSGREPLGDRSDRLKDLAKRLSDLQEG